In a single window of the Helicoverpa zea isolate HzStark_Cry1AcR chromosome 9, ilHelZeax1.1, whole genome shotgun sequence genome:
- the LOC124633433 gene encoding deoxyhypusine hydroxylase, with product MAKASESAVKNIGKVLNDPSRPMKERFRALFTLRNLGGEAAIECISQCFVDESVLLKHELAYCLGQMQDERAIPVLRSVLEDKTQDPIVRHEAGEALGAIGDPKLRELLEKYQNDPAIEVAETCQIALQRLNWVANEATKEANLSKSLFTSIDPAPPSSESDVENLKNTLIDETKTLFERYRAMFSLRNLGTTESINALGEGFKASSALFRHEVAFVFGQMQDERSVPFLTKTLEDTNEHEMVRHEAAEALGSIATKECTEVLQRYLKDPRPVVRESCEVALDMSEYENSPEFQYANTLLTVEG from the exons atggcAAAAGCCAGCGAATCTGCAGTGAAGAATATTGGAAAAGTCCTCAACGATCCGTCGAGGCCTATGAAGGAGAGATTCCGTGCTTTATTCACGCTGCGGAACTTGGGAGGCGAGGCCGCTATCGAGTGTATCAGTCAATGTTTTGTCGACGAATCTGTGCTGTTGAAGCATGAATTAGCCTACTGCTTGGGTCAGATGCAGGATGAACGGGCGATCCCGGTGCTCAGGAGCGTGCTGGAAGACAAAACCCAGGATCCCATCGTACGCCATGAGGCAG GTGAAGCATTAGGAGCTATCGGGGACCCGAAACTCCGAGAACTTCTAGAAAAGTATCAGAATGACCCCGCAATTGAAGTGGCAGAGACCTGTCAAATTGCATTACAGAGGTTGAACTGGGTTGCCAATGAAGCCACTAAGGAGGCCAATCTATCAAAGAGTTTGTTTACATCCATAGACCCAGCACCGCCGAGCAGTGAGAGTGATGTAGAGAACTTGAAGAACACTCTTATTGATGAGACAAAGACGTTGTTTGAGAGGTACAGAGCTATGTTTAGTTTGAGAAACTTGGGTACTACTGAAAGCATCAACGCTTTGGGTGAAG GTTTCAAAGCATCCAGTGCCCTATTCAGACATGAGGTGGCATTTGTCTTTGGTCAGATGCAGGACGAGCGCAGTGTGCCCTTCCTGACAAAGACTCTAGAAGACACAAATGAACATGAGATGGTGAGGCACGAGGCTGCTGAGGCTCTCGGCTCTATTGCCACCAAAGAATGCACTGAGGTTTTGCAGAG gTACTTAAAGGACCCTCGCCCAGTTGTTCGTGAAAGCTGTGAAGTGGCATTGGACATGTCTGAATATGAGAACAGTCCGGAGTTCCAATATGCTAACACCTTGCTTACCGTTGAAGGCTGA
- the LOC124633398 gene encoding globin-2 A chain-like, which yields MGETFSRWWWGGDPDQINEISGMSLRDVYNVQHSWKTIHANPLDNGYLMFFRLFEADPETKTFFKILDNARSEADMKANVKFKAHILNIMGALNNSIVNLDKPEVVVVWMEKLGSAHQKFNIRERHFWVFRDVLVNILQNDLKLSEPIVKSWGRYVTFIYSHILPKLSS from the exons ATGGGTGAGACGTTCAGCCGCTGGTGGTGGGGCGGGGACCCGGaccaaataaatgaaatatctgGCATGTCATTGAGGGATGTTTACAATGTGCAACACTCCTGGAAGACGATTCATGCAAACCCCTTGGATAATGGATACCTGATGTTTTTTAG ACTCTTCGAAGCAGACCCAGAAACGAAGACTTTCTTCAAGATCCTAGACAATGCGAGGTCTGAAGCCGATATGAAAGCGAACGTGAAGTTCAAAGCTCACATCCTGAACATTATGGGGGCACTCAACAACTCCATAGTAAATTTGGACAAACCTGAAGTAGTAGTGGTGTGGATGGAAAAACTCGGATCCGCACATCAAAAATTTAATATCCGGGAACGACATTTTTGG gTGTTCAGAGATGTCCTGGTGAACATTTTGCAAAACGATCTTAAGTTAAGTGAGCCGATCGTGAAGTCTTGGGGCAGATACGTCACCTTCATATATAGTCATATACTACCGAAATTGTCTTCATAA